In a single window of the Leisingera daeponensis DSM 23529 genome:
- a CDS encoding methyl-accepting chemotaxis protein, with translation MKLAHKLPLLIVSTALVLTAVLIAVSTSNFRRGVLQNSEMFMQSLVEDRGLALQSYFEGIEAAILTIASVPSTAGSMKDLTATWATRSGEGQAEVQNLSMFASAASPYDIHFKRTHSAFQKVMERMGFYDIFLLSPAGDVVFSVTKESDYATNMVTGPYRETGLAKAFRMAEAGEPGRVYFSDIETYDPSAGAPAAFAATRIVDDAGRFSGVFALQVAIDEIAKITTNFGGKLESLDVYLIGGDFKARTQSRLEGRHGVLEELPNLPYIETAFGGGSEGSASAAENERSVSFHPAVQKPDGRTVAAVTGPFRYRDLNWAIVAELDREEILAPAVRQRQIMLLISLACAAAVSFLGWLFARSITRPIDKICTHMEAVAAGDLDTRIEAAARNDEIGKIGKTLVSMQADLKQARIAEERRNEQQQEQQFVVESLSAGLVRLSAGDFSQPITEAFPKDHEQLRHDYNLTLETLKETVQQVIEAARSIRNGAEEISQASDDLSHRTESQAATLEQTAAALDELTASVKSAAEGARSVEATMEEARAEAEASGSVVGNAVTAMTEIEQSSNHISQIISVIDDIAFQTNLLALNAGVEAARAGEAGKGFAVVASEVRALAQRSSDAAMEIKTLISDSSKQVERGVDLVGKAGEALQSIVKRVTHISQLVSGIAEGAAEQSTGLAEINTGVTQLDQVTQQNAAMVEEATAAGHMLHTDSNKLAELVSHFTIEGQHAPRGGRIRPEPASAQAAAAPKDSWCDDPSLPADSAGQAMATGTGGAGKWEDF, from the coding sequence ATGAAACTCGCCCACAAGCTGCCGCTGCTGATCGTCAGCACTGCGCTTGTGCTCACAGCCGTGCTGATAGCCGTCAGCACCAGCAACTTCCGGCGCGGGGTGCTCCAGAACAGCGAAATGTTCATGCAGTCGCTGGTGGAGGACCGGGGGCTGGCTCTGCAATCCTATTTCGAAGGGATCGAAGCCGCCATTCTGACGATCGCGTCGGTCCCCTCCACGGCCGGTTCAATGAAGGATCTGACCGCGACTTGGGCCACCAGAAGCGGCGAAGGCCAGGCTGAGGTGCAGAACCTGTCGATGTTTGCCTCCGCCGCGTCGCCCTATGACATTCATTTCAAGCGCACTCATTCGGCCTTTCAGAAGGTGATGGAGCGCATGGGCTTTTATGACATCTTCCTGCTCAGCCCGGCAGGCGACGTGGTGTTTTCGGTCACCAAGGAAAGCGATTACGCCACCAACATGGTGACGGGCCCCTACCGCGAAACAGGCTTGGCCAAGGCATTCCGGATGGCCGAAGCCGGCGAACCCGGACGGGTCTATTTTTCGGATATCGAAACGTACGACCCCAGTGCGGGTGCCCCGGCCGCGTTTGCGGCGACCCGGATCGTGGATGACGCGGGCCGGTTTTCCGGTGTGTTTGCATTGCAGGTGGCCATTGACGAGATCGCGAAGATCACAACAAATTTCGGCGGCAAGCTGGAGAGCCTGGATGTCTACCTGATCGGCGGCGATTTTAAGGCCCGCACCCAATCCCGCCTCGAGGGCCGCCACGGCGTGCTGGAAGAACTGCCGAACCTGCCCTACATCGAGACCGCCTTCGGCGGCGGTTCCGAGGGCAGCGCGTCAGCTGCGGAGAACGAACGGTCCGTCTCGTTCCACCCAGCCGTGCAAAAGCCGGACGGCCGCACGGTTGCAGCCGTCACCGGGCCATTCAGATACCGCGACCTGAACTGGGCAATCGTTGCCGAGCTGGACCGGGAGGAAATTCTGGCGCCCGCGGTCCGCCAGCGCCAGATCATGCTCCTGATCTCCCTTGCCTGTGCTGCGGCTGTCTCCTTCCTCGGCTGGCTGTTTGCGCGGTCGATCACCCGTCCGATCGACAAGATCTGCACGCATATGGAGGCTGTTGCCGCAGGCGACCTGGACACCCGCATCGAAGCGGCCGCGCGCAACGACGAAATCGGCAAGATCGGCAAAACGCTGGTGTCGATGCAGGCCGACCTGAAGCAGGCGCGCATCGCCGAAGAACGCCGCAACGAGCAGCAGCAGGAGCAGCAGTTCGTGGTTGAAAGCTTGAGCGCCGGCCTCGTGCGGCTGTCCGCAGGGGATTTTTCGCAGCCGATCACCGAGGCCTTTCCAAAGGATCACGAACAGCTGCGCCACGACTACAACCTGACCCTGGAAACCCTGAAAGAGACCGTGCAGCAGGTGATCGAGGCGGCCCGCAGCATCCGCAACGGCGCCGAAGAGATCAGCCAGGCCTCCGATGACCTTTCGCACCGCACCGAGAGCCAGGCGGCGACCCTGGAACAGACCGCGGCGGCGCTGGATGAGCTGACCGCGTCGGTGAAATCCGCCGCCGAAGGCGCCCGCAGCGTCGAAGCCACCATGGAGGAGGCGCGGGCCGAAGCCGAGGCCAGCGGCTCCGTGGTCGGCAACGCCGTGACCGCCATGACGGAGATCGAGCAGAGCTCGAACCACATCAGCCAGATCATCTCTGTGATCGACGATATCGCCTTCCAGACCAACCTGCTGGCCCTGAACGCAGGCGTCGAGGCAGCGCGGGCAGGCGAGGCCGGCAAGGGCTTTGCCGTGGTCGCGAGCGAAGTCCGGGCGCTGGCGCAGCGCTCGTCCGACGCGGCGATGGAGATCAAGACCCTGATCAGCGACAGCTCCAAGCAGGTAGAGCGGGGGGTGGATCTGGTCGGCAAGGCCGGCGAGGCGCTGCAAAGCATCGTCAAACGGGTCACCCATATCTCGCAGCTGGTTTCCGGCATCGCTGAGGGCGCGGCGGAACAGTCGACCGGGCTCGCTGAGATCAACACCGGCGTCACCCAGCTGGACCAGGTGACCCAGCAGAACGCGGCCATGGTGGAAGAGGCCACTGCCGCCGGCCATATGCTGCACACCGATTCAAACAAGCTGGCGGAACTTGTGTCGCATTTCACGATTGAGGGGCAGCATGCCCCCCGCGGCGGCCGCATAAGACCGGAACCGGCCAGTGCACAGGCTGCTGCGGCGCCAAAGGACAGCTGGTGCGATGACCCCAGCCTGCCGGCAGACAGTGCCGGCCAGGCCATGGCAACGGGCACCGGCGGAGCAGGGAAATGGGAAGATTTCTAA
- the lipA gene encoding lipoyl synthase, which produces MTIQLRPRHPEKAHKADSAIPRKPKWIRKKKIESADYYETRNLMREHDLATVCEEAACPNIGECWSKRHATMMIMGEVCTRGCSFCNVTTGKPDTLDAFEPGRVAAAVKKLGLRHVVITSVDRDDLADGGAEHIAQTIRATRHQNPGTTIEVLTPDFLGKGEAAQAVFEAAPDVFNHNLETVPRLYPRVRPGARYYTSLRLLDDAKRANPQLFTKSGIMVGLGETLEDVRQVMDDLRAAQVDFLTVGQYLQPTPKHHPIDRFWSPEEFEQLEQIARSKGFLHVSATPLTRSSFHADEDFAALKEARQMALAKGK; this is translated from the coding sequence ATGACAATTCAGCTGCGCCCCCGACACCCCGAAAAGGCCCACAAGGCCGACAGCGCCATCCCGCGCAAACCGAAATGGATCCGCAAGAAGAAGATCGAAAGCGCGGACTACTACGAGACCCGCAATCTGATGCGGGAGCATGATCTGGCGACCGTCTGCGAAGAGGCCGCCTGCCCGAACATTGGCGAGTGCTGGTCCAAGCGTCACGCCACCATGATGATCATGGGCGAAGTCTGCACCCGCGGCTGCTCCTTCTGCAACGTGACCACCGGCAAGCCGGACACGCTGGACGCATTTGAGCCCGGCCGGGTTGCGGCAGCGGTCAAGAAGCTGGGCCTGCGCCACGTGGTGATCACTTCCGTCGACCGGGATGATCTGGCCGACGGCGGGGCGGAGCATATCGCCCAGACCATCCGCGCCACCCGCCACCAGAACCCCGGCACCACCATCGAGGTGCTGACCCCGGATTTCCTGGGTAAGGGCGAAGCGGCGCAAGCGGTATTCGAGGCGGCGCCGGATGTGTTCAATCACAACCTGGAGACCGTCCCGCGCCTCTACCCCCGTGTGCGCCCCGGCGCACGCTATTACACATCGCTCCGGCTGCTGGACGACGCCAAGCGCGCCAACCCGCAGCTGTTCACCAAGTCCGGCATCATGGTCGGCCTGGGCGAGACACTGGAGGATGTGCGCCAGGTAATGGACGACCTGCGCGCGGCCCAGGTCGATTTCCTGACCGTGGGCCAGTACCTGCAGCCCACCCCCAAACACCACCCGATCGACCGTTTCTGGTCGCCGGAGGAATTCGAGCAATTGGAACAGATCGCGCGCTCCAAGGGCTTTTTGCATGTGTCAGCGACACCGCTGACCCGCTCTTCGTTCCACGCGGATGAAGATTTTGCCGCCCTGAAAGAGGCCCGTCAGATGGCCTTGGCAAAGGGCAAATAA
- the lpdA gene encoding dihydrolipoyl dehydrogenase, giving the protein MSAYDLIVIGAGPGGYVAAIRAAQLGQKVACVEGRGALGGTCLNVGCIPSKALLTSSAKYAELSHLAQHGIAVEGASLDLSALMARKEKIVGDLTKGIAFLFKKNGVDHIEGWASIPAPGQVQVGDDTYTAKNILIATGSEPATLPNVETDEVDVLSSTGALALDAAPEHLVVIGAGVIGLELGQVWSRLGSKVTVVEYLDRILPGIDGEIAKLSQRALSKRGLKFQLGRALKTIEKGANRLTLTLERAGKGTEEQIEADKVLIAIGRRPVTRGLGLDALGVSINARGFIEVDETFQTSVPGIFAIGDCVPGPMLAHKAEEDGIACVEIMAGEHGHVDYNTVPGVVYTDPEVASVGQTEEALKEAGTEYITGKFAFMANSRARSTGETDGAVKVLATPDGKILGAHICGAHGGDLIAELVLAIAKDATVEDVARTCHAHPAMGEAVKEACLDALGRAIHA; this is encoded by the coding sequence ATGAGCGCTTATGATCTGATCGTGATCGGGGCCGGTCCGGGCGGTTATGTCGCAGCGATCCGTGCGGCGCAACTGGGCCAGAAGGTTGCTTGCGTCGAGGGCCGCGGCGCATTGGGCGGCACCTGTCTGAACGTCGGCTGCATCCCCTCCAAGGCGCTGCTGACCTCCTCCGCCAAATATGCAGAGCTGTCCCATCTGGCCCAGCATGGCATCGCCGTTGAGGGCGCCAGCCTTGATCTAAGCGCGCTGATGGCCCGCAAAGAAAAGATTGTCGGCGACCTGACCAAGGGCATTGCCTTCCTGTTCAAGAAGAACGGCGTCGACCACATCGAGGGCTGGGCCAGCATCCCCGCCCCCGGCCAGGTGCAGGTGGGTGACGACACCTACACAGCCAAGAACATTCTGATTGCCACCGGGTCGGAGCCTGCCACCCTCCCAAACGTGGAAACCGACGAGGTGGACGTGCTGAGCAGCACCGGTGCGCTGGCACTGGACGCCGCGCCGGAGCATCTGGTGGTAATCGGCGCCGGTGTGATCGGGCTTGAACTCGGTCAGGTCTGGTCACGCCTCGGCTCCAAGGTGACGGTGGTGGAATACCTCGACCGCATCCTGCCCGGCATCGACGGCGAGATTGCCAAGCTGTCCCAGCGCGCGCTGAGCAAGCGCGGGCTGAAATTCCAGCTGGGCCGCGCGCTGAAAACCATCGAAAAGGGCGCAAACCGCCTCACCCTGACGCTGGAACGGGCCGGCAAGGGCACAGAAGAGCAGATCGAGGCGGACAAGGTTCTGATCGCCATCGGCCGCCGCCCTGTGACCCGCGGCCTGGGGCTGGACGCGCTGGGGGTGTCCATCAATGCCCGCGGCTTCATCGAGGTGGATGAAACCTTCCAGACCTCGGTGCCCGGCATCTTTGCCATCGGCGACTGCGTGCCCGGCCCGATGCTGGCGCACAAGGCCGAGGAAGACGGTATTGCCTGTGTGGAAATCATGGCGGGCGAGCACGGCCATGTGGATTACAACACTGTTCCCGGCGTGGTCTACACCGACCCGGAGGTCGCCTCCGTCGGCCAGACCGAGGAAGCGCTGAAAGAGGCCGGCACCGAATATATCACCGGCAAGTTCGCCTTCATGGCCAACTCCCGCGCCCGTTCAACTGGCGAGACCGACGGTGCCGTGAAGGTGCTGGCGACGCCCGACGGCAAGATCCTCGGAGCCCATATCTGCGGCGCCCACGGCGGCGATCTGATTGCCGAACTGGTGCTGGCGATTGCCAAAGACGCAACGGTCGAGGACGTCGCCCGCACCTGCCACGCGCATCCGGCGATGGGCGAGGCGGTGAAAGAAGCCTGCCTTGATGCGCTTGGCCGCGCCATTCACGCCTGA
- a CDS encoding helix-turn-helix domain-containing protein, with protein MEPIPSEETGLGPEAMEAPDGEVLGKMIRDARKEKGLTLEEAAKAAAIGRSTLSKIENNQTRPSFEIIRRLMQTLELETPQLFLQSGQSGVTGRRDFTRTGEGEHKETATYDHELLCSELTSKRMVPYISTIKARDVTEFDNWVRHQGEEFMFVLSGEVILYTEHYRPLRMGPGDSVYYDSGMGHGCVSVSAEDAKVLWVSLEV; from the coding sequence ATGGAACCAATTCCCTCAGAAGAAACAGGGCTGGGCCCCGAGGCCATGGAAGCTCCGGACGGGGAAGTCCTGGGGAAAATGATTCGCGACGCCCGCAAGGAGAAGGGCCTGACGCTGGAGGAAGCCGCCAAGGCTGCGGCCATCGGGCGCTCGACATTGTCGAAGATCGAGAACAATCAGACCCGGCCCAGTTTCGAGATCATCCGCCGCCTGATGCAGACGCTGGAACTGGAAACGCCGCAGCTGTTCCTGCAGTCCGGGCAAAGCGGCGTCACCGGGCGTCGGGACTTTACCCGCACCGGCGAGGGTGAGCACAAGGAAACCGCCACCTATGACCATGAACTGCTGTGCAGCGAGCTGACCAGCAAGCGCATGGTCCCCTACATCAGCACCATCAAGGCCCGCGATGTCACCGAGTTCGACAATTGGGTGCGCCACCAGGGAGAGGAGTTCATGTTCGTGCTGAGCGGCGAGGTGATCCTCTACACCGAGCATTACCGGCCGTTGCGCATGGGGCCCGGCGACTCCGTCTATTACGACAGTGGCATGGGTCATGGCTGCGTTTCGGTCAGCGCGGAGGACGCTAAGGTTCTATGGGTCTCGCTGGAAGTGTGA
- a CDS encoding trypsin-like serine peptidase, translated as MRLFIAAMAACLSLGMPVGAAAQDARPGATTTLEGWEAVGRLNFANGNICTGALVAPDLVLTAAHCLFDPRTGVRVAPSSVRFEAGLSGRQVVALRHVVKAVVHPQYRYRPAGTHQIGSDLAVLKLDRPISRSRIRPLAVSQDAERGDTLGVLSYTRRRASQPGLERSCSVLARQSRTLVLSCLVDFGASGSPVLEMRPGLPPRLVSVISAKAAMGKRRVTIGTALDGSLLDLMQRAG; from the coding sequence ATGAGACTATTCATTGCTGCGATGGCGGCATGCCTGTCCCTGGGCATGCCCGTCGGCGCCGCTGCGCAGGATGCGCGGCCAGGCGCCACAACAACCCTTGAAGGGTGGGAGGCCGTCGGACGGCTGAACTTCGCAAACGGGAACATCTGCACCGGTGCGCTGGTGGCACCGGACCTGGTGCTGACGGCGGCGCATTGCCTGTTCGACCCGCGCACCGGGGTGCGGGTCGCCCCGTCGTCGGTCCGGTTCGAGGCCGGGCTGTCGGGGCGGCAGGTGGTGGCCCTGCGGCATGTGGTGAAGGCGGTGGTGCATCCGCAGTACCGCTACCGGCCTGCGGGCACGCATCAGATCGGCAGCGATCTGGCAGTGCTCAAGCTGGACCGGCCGATCAGCCGCAGCCGGATCCGGCCGCTGGCGGTGTCGCAGGACGCGGAGCGCGGCGATACCCTGGGAGTTCTGTCCTATACCCGCAGGCGCGCCTCCCAGCCGGGACTGGAGCGGTCCTGCAGCGTGCTGGCGCGGCAGAGCCGGACCCTGGTGCTGTCCTGCCTGGTGGATTTTGGCGCGTCCGGGTCGCCGGTGCTGGAGATGCGCCCCGGCCTGCCGCCGCGGCTGGTCTCGGTGATCTCTGCCAAGGCAGCGATGGGCAAGCGGCGTGTGACGATCGGCACCGCGCTGGACGGATCGCTGCTTGACCTGATGCAGCGGGCGGGCTAG
- a CDS encoding response regulator, with amino-acid sequence MRNTPFSSKGAPPVLRPVNLNILSVDDDEIDRLRLNKLCRKAGMTAEFHEAATLDEMRQQLDAEQFDLVFLDHNLGMDTGLDALRLLVSHEDQVQAVPIMLTSATNYHIAVEAMRRGCADYIVKDELTTDSLMKSIASALERRALYGQLSSARASEKELRRIFQRFIVGCGPDLRLLLSRTLAGVRVIKSQARQDDSVPASILSDVSMLERSCKDLVVFMDDLDSVIDDTRAFAAKASPNLLQ; translated from the coding sequence ATGAGAAATACTCCGTTTTCCAGCAAAGGCGCCCCGCCGGTTCTGCGGCCTGTCAATCTGAACATCCTCTCTGTCGATGACGATGAGATTGACAGGCTGCGCCTGAACAAACTGTGCCGCAAAGCCGGGATGACTGCAGAATTCCACGAAGCCGCGACCCTGGACGAAATGCGCCAGCAGCTGGACGCGGAGCAATTTGATCTGGTGTTCCTTGACCACAACCTGGGCATGGACACGGGACTGGACGCGCTGAGGCTGCTGGTGTCGCATGAAGATCAAGTGCAAGCGGTTCCCATCATGCTGACAAGCGCGACGAATTACCATATCGCCGTCGAGGCCATGCGCCGCGGGTGCGCGGATTACATTGTCAAGGATGAGCTGACCACGGATTCCCTGATGAAATCCATCGCCTCAGCGCTTGAGCGGCGGGCGCTTTACGGGCAGCTGTCGAGCGCACGGGCCTCGGAAAAGGAGCTGAGGCGGATTTTCCAGCGGTTCATTGTCGGCTGCGGGCCCGACCTCCGGCTGCTTCTGAGCCGGACGCTGGCCGGGGTGCGCGTGATCAAGTCGCAGGCGCGTCAGGATGACAGCGTGCCCGCCTCGATACTGTCCGATGTCTCGATGCTGGAACGCAGCTGCAAGGATCTGGTTGTGTTCATGGATGATCTGGACAGCGTGATCGACGACACCCGGGCGTTTGCCGCCAAAGCGTCGCCCAACTTGCTGCAGTAA
- a CDS encoding alanine/glycine:cation symporter family protein, which yields MEALNSIVKEVNGVVWGPMMLVLILGVGFFLQVGLKFMPIRKLGMGFGLMFKGREATGEGQITPFNALMTALSATIGTGNIAGVATAVFLGGPGALFWMWMTALVGMATKYSEAVCAVKFRERDEEGNYVGGPMYYIKNGLGAKWAWLGVAFAVFGSIAAFGIGNGVQANGVAQVLETNFGFNTSITGIVLMVLTGAVILGGITRIGAVAGKLVPFMAVSYILAGLIVLAVNADAIGTAFSLVFTHAFTPSAAEGGFAGAAVWAAIRFGVARGVFSNEAGLGSAPIAHAAAETKGPVNQGLIAMLGTFIDTIIVCSITGLAIIASGAWTSGESGAALTSLAFETSLPGVGGYLIAIALSIFAFTTILGWSYYGEKCMEFLFGVKVMLPYRILWIIAIYFGATADLGFIWLLADTLNAMMAIPNLIALALLSPIVFKVTKEFFATGGKSEEARHAAE from the coding sequence ATGGAAGCGTTAAATTCAATTGTAAAGGAAGTTAACGGCGTGGTTTGGGGGCCGATGATGCTGGTCCTCATTCTCGGCGTCGGCTTCTTCCTTCAGGTCGGCCTGAAGTTCATGCCGATCCGGAAACTGGGCATGGGCTTTGGCCTGATGTTCAAGGGCCGTGAAGCAACCGGCGAAGGCCAGATCACCCCGTTCAACGCGCTGATGACCGCGCTGTCGGCCACCATCGGCACAGGGAACATCGCGGGCGTTGCCACTGCCGTGTTCCTCGGCGGCCCCGGCGCGCTGTTCTGGATGTGGATGACCGCGCTGGTCGGCATGGCCACCAAATATTCCGAAGCCGTCTGCGCCGTGAAATTCCGCGAGCGCGACGAGGAAGGCAACTACGTCGGCGGCCCGATGTATTACATCAAGAATGGCCTCGGCGCGAAATGGGCCTGGCTGGGCGTTGCCTTTGCCGTGTTCGGCTCCATCGCGGCCTTCGGCATCGGCAACGGTGTGCAGGCGAACGGCGTGGCACAGGTTCTGGAAACCAACTTCGGCTTCAACACCTCCATCACCGGCATCGTGCTGATGGTGCTGACCGGCGCCGTGATCCTGGGTGGCATCACCCGCATCGGCGCGGTGGCGGGCAAGCTGGTTCCGTTCATGGCGGTCAGCTACATCCTCGCCGGCCTGATCGTTCTGGCCGTCAACGCGGACGCCATCGGCACCGCTTTCAGCCTGGTGTTCACCCATGCCTTCACCCCCTCGGCAGCCGAAGGCGGCTTTGCCGGTGCGGCGGTCTGGGCGGCGATCCGCTTTGGCGTGGCGCGCGGCGTGTTCTCCAACGAAGCAGGCCTGGGGTCAGCCCCGATCGCGCACGCAGCGGCTGAAACCAAAGGTCCGGTCAACCAGGGCCTGATCGCCATGCTGGGCACCTTCATCGATACCATCATCGTCTGCTCGATCACCGGTCTGGCGATCATCGCTTCCGGTGCCTGGACGTCGGGTGAATCCGGTGCGGCGCTGACCTCGCTGGCGTTCGAAACCTCCCTGCCGGGCGTCGGCGGCTATCTGATCGCCATCGCGCTGTCGATCTTTGCCTTCACCACCATCCTTGGTTGGTCCTATTATGGCGAGAAGTGCATGGAGTTCCTGTTCGGCGTGAAGGTCATGCTGCCCTACCGCATCCTGTGGATCATCGCGATCTACTTCGGGGCCACCGCCGACCTGGGTTTCATCTGGCTGCTGGCTGACACGCTGAACGCGATGATGGCCATCCCGAACCTGATCGCCCTGGCCCTGCTGAGCCCGATCGTCTTCAAGGTGACGAAAGAGTTCTTTGCCACCGGCGGCAAATCGGAAGAAGCCCGCCACGCTGCTGAATAA
- a CDS encoding response regulator — protein MTVNSAPARRPALNIVLVEDDEGDAKALRRAFVRARIANPIQRFTDGVEALAFLRGEMSQVPPPNFVVLSDINMPRKNGLELLEEIRADPVLRKILFIVLTTSEDERDISAAYANNVAGYILKSNAGDMFVDLMATLDHYWRIVELPEIHITKVSDDGSQYPDH, from the coding sequence ATGACAGTCAACAGCGCCCCGGCCCGCCGCCCTGCCCTGAACATTGTGCTTGTCGAGGACGACGAAGGCGACGCCAAGGCCCTGCGCCGCGCTTTTGTTCGGGCCAGGATCGCCAACCCGATCCAGCGGTTCACCGATGGTGTCGAAGCACTGGCGTTTCTGCGCGGCGAAATGAGCCAGGTGCCGCCGCCCAATTTTGTGGTTCTGAGCGACATCAACATGCCGCGCAAGAATGGCCTGGAACTGCTGGAGGAAATCCGCGCCGATCCTGTGCTGCGCAAGATCCTGTTCATTGTTCTGACGACGTCCGAGGACGAAAGGGACATTTCCGCGGCCTATGCCAACAATGTGGCCGGCTACATCCTCAAGTCCAACGCCGGAGACATGTTCGTCGATCTGATGGCCACGCTCGACCACTACTGGCGCATTGTTGAACTGCCCGAAATTCACATCACAAAGGTGTCCGATGACGGTTCTCAATATCCTGATCATTGA
- a CDS encoding GntR family transcriptional regulator, translated as MKLDPVDISKSASASAAVFEALRKAIVEGRLAEGEPLRQDEIARHFKTSRLPVREAINRLEEHGLVRTQRFKGAVVAGLSADEAAEIFDFRALLEPEIIRDAVPRMPPELLARARADFAAFDASKNPMEWGVLNRAFHDGLYSASRLTFFREAASGAMDRIDRYIRAQLVMSNGMERAGREHLAILEACEAGDARLASDLTRAHILEAKASLLAHFPAQAGT; from the coding sequence ATGAAACTGGACCCTGTGGATATCTCGAAATCGGCTTCGGCCTCGGCAGCGGTGTTCGAGGCCCTGCGCAAGGCTATCGTCGAAGGACGGCTGGCAGAAGGGGAGCCGCTCCGCCAGGATGAGATAGCCCGCCATTTCAAGACCAGCAGGCTGCCCGTGCGCGAAGCGATCAACCGGCTGGAAGAACACGGCCTGGTCCGGACCCAGCGCTTCAAGGGCGCCGTGGTGGCCGGCCTGTCGGCGGATGAGGCTGCCGAAATCTTTGATTTCCGCGCGCTGCTTGAGCCGGAGATCATCCGCGATGCGGTGCCGCGGATGCCGCCAGAGCTGCTGGCCCGGGCGCGCGCCGATTTCGCCGCCTTCGATGCCTCGAAAAATCCGATGGAATGGGGGGTGCTGAACCGGGCCTTCCATGACGGGCTGTACAGCGCCAGCCGGCTGACCTTCTTCCGCGAGGCGGCCAGCGGCGCAATGGACCGGATCGACCGCTACATCCGGGCGCAGCTGGTGATGAGCAACGGCATGGAGCGCGCAGGCCGGGAACATCTTGCCATCCTGGAGGCCTGCGAGGCGGGCGATGCGCGGCTGGCCTCGGACCTGACCCGTGCGCATATCCTGGAGGCAAAAGCCTCCCTGCTGGCGCATTTCCCGGCGCAGGCAGGCACCTGA
- a CDS encoding sensor histidine kinase: protein MTVLNILIIDDDAGDRKLVRRFLLQMHPNAKVAEADCGKSALSQAGLPVDVILLDYLLPDGTGLDLIAQLTATWPRAVLFMTTGQGDEEIAKSVILAGASDYIPKSAITSEALQRMIANGLKVAEMRWRIQEQQNELRLFSDVLVHDMRAPLRAIKFLSDQIQEDYDNGEFDEVARQLGLMKKSVRKTSDLIERLASHINPHSNGTAEYVSVDSLFDSLRAVMAQDLAASGARIEWLSGGLSVSCFPPDIVQLLQNLIGNSIKYSGGKTPEITVTAEPAAGGVMISVADNGIGVPPEYREKIFEPFKRLQRGSDQPGTGLGLATCAKIAKRHNGAIWCDPHAEAGTTIRFLVCLGKSQAQRPA from the coding sequence ATGACGGTTCTCAATATCCTGATCATTGACGATGACGCTGGTGACCGGAAACTGGTGCGCAGGTTTTTGCTGCAAATGCACCCGAACGCCAAGGTTGCCGAGGCGGACTGCGGGAAAAGCGCCCTGTCTCAGGCCGGCCTCCCGGTGGATGTGATCCTGCTGGATTACCTTCTGCCGGACGGCACCGGTCTGGACCTCATCGCGCAGCTGACGGCGACGTGGCCGCGGGCGGTATTGTTCATGACCACCGGCCAGGGGGACGAGGAAATCGCCAAGAGCGTTATCCTGGCCGGCGCAAGTGATTACATTCCCAAGTCCGCGATCACTTCCGAGGCCCTCCAGCGGATGATTGCAAACGGGCTGAAGGTTGCTGAAATGCGCTGGCGCATCCAGGAGCAGCAGAATGAGCTGCGGCTGTTTTCCGATGTGCTGGTGCATGACATGCGGGCGCCGCTGCGCGCCATCAAGTTTCTCAGCGACCAGATACAAGAGGACTATGACAACGGGGAATTTGACGAGGTTGCCCGGCAGCTGGGCCTGATGAAGAAGTCGGTCCGCAAGACCTCTGACCTGATCGAAAGGCTGGCAAGCCACATCAACCCGCACAGCAACGGAACTGCTGAATATGTCTCTGTCGACAGCCTGTTCGACAGCCTGCGCGCCGTCATGGCACAGGATCTTGCGGCGTCCGGCGCCCGGATCGAATGGCTGTCCGGCGGGTTGAGCGTCTCGTGCTTTCCGCCGGACATCGTGCAGCTGCTGCAAAACCTGATCGGCAACTCCATCAAGTACAGCGGCGGCAAAACGCCTGAGATTACGGTGACGGCTGAACCCGCTGCCGGCGGCGTGATGATTTCGGTTGCGGATAACGGCATCGGCGTTCCGCCGGAGTACCGGGAGAAGATCTTCGAGCCATTCAAGCGGTTGCAGCGCGGCAGCGACCAGCCCGGTACCGGTCTTGGGCTGGCCACCTGCGCCAAAATCGCCAAGCGTCACAACGGAGCGATCTGGTGCGACCCCCATGCGGAAGCCGGAACGACAATCCGGTTTCTGGTCTGCCTCGGGAAATCCCAGGCGCAGAGACCGGCCTGA